The following are from one region of the Methanomassiliicoccales archaeon LGM-DZ1 genome:
- a CDS encoding Sau3AI family type II restriction endonuclease, with product MPKPSRRVDYDYRDPESILRYAEKLISHTLREAVPGIEDSKHGKGGLGQLVETEYFGIDSNNEPVPDFEEARLELKTTPMKRISKNGLVAKERLVLNLINYKTLLDSGFEGSFMEKDSRMLLMFYLYEKGKNRLDYTFLKCKIIEFTDSDLRIMHEDWNKISDMVRNGRAEDISCGMTMYLEAAPKGQGHGKDLTEQPFSPVKAQRRAFALKASFVTFLFNHWGETRLEDSLGDWSRERTFEQEVIARFEGFYEMTVDEISELLDIDGSEGKSRYAFLVRRMLKVTGDSIDELTKAGVIVKTVRLKKDGVPKESMSFRVFKYTDVASQEWEESDFYEDLTKKFLFIVFQEADAGLVFKRALFWNMPKEDLEEAERVWKEAKEKIIAGDYMHLPKTKDSPIAHVRPHGQNKKDTLSTPQGGEETKKCFWLRNTYIAKVVSGQNTIDRGRRDLP from the coding sequence ATGCCCAAGCCCAGCAGACGTGTCGATTATGACTACAGGGATCCGGAATCCATCCTCAGGTACGCTGAGAAGCTGATTAGCCACACTCTGAGGGAGGCGGTCCCCGGGATAGAGGATTCCAAGCACGGGAAGGGCGGTCTGGGCCAGTTGGTCGAGACGGAGTATTTCGGGATCGACAGCAACAACGAACCTGTGCCGGATTTCGAAGAGGCGAGGCTGGAGCTGAAGACGACCCCGATGAAGAGGATATCGAAAAATGGCCTGGTAGCGAAAGAGAGGCTGGTCCTCAACCTGATCAACTACAAGACGCTCCTGGACAGCGGTTTCGAAGGTTCCTTCATGGAGAAGGATTCGAGGATGCTCCTGATGTTCTACCTCTATGAAAAAGGGAAGAACCGTCTGGATTACACGTTCCTCAAATGCAAGATAATCGAGTTCACCGACAGCGACCTGAGGATCATGCACGAGGACTGGAACAAGATCTCGGACATGGTCAGGAATGGCAGGGCCGAGGATATCTCCTGCGGCATGACCATGTACCTCGAGGCCGCGCCGAAGGGGCAGGGGCACGGAAAAGACCTTACAGAGCAGCCCTTCTCTCCGGTGAAGGCACAGCGCAGGGCATTCGCGCTGAAGGCGTCGTTCGTGACGTTCTTGTTCAATCACTGGGGGGAGACGCGGTTGGAAGATTCGCTGGGCGATTGGAGCAGGGAACGCACATTCGAGCAGGAGGTCATCGCGAGGTTCGAGGGATTCTACGAGATGACCGTGGATGAGATTTCCGAGCTCCTCGATATCGACGGGTCCGAGGGCAAATCGCGGTATGCTTTCCTCGTGAGAAGGATGCTCAAGGTCACTGGGGACAGCATCGACGAGCTGACCAAGGCGGGGGTCATCGTGAAGACCGTCCGTCTGAAGAAGGACGGGGTCCCCAAGGAGAGCATGTCCTTCAGGGTGTTCAAGTACACCGATGTGGCATCGCAGGAGTGGGAGGAATCGGACTTCTATGAGGACCTCACGAAGAAGTTCCTGTTCATCGTGTTCCAGGAGGCCGATGCGGGGCTGGTGTTCAAAAGGGCGCTGTTCTGGAACATGCCGAAAGAGGACCTGGAGGAGGCTGAGAGGGTTTGGAAAGAGGCAAAGGAGAAGATCATCGCCGGTGATTATATGCATCTTCCCAAGACGAAGGACAGCCCCATCGCCCATGTGAGGCCCCACGGTCAGAACAAAAAAGACACCCTCTCCACGCCCCAGGGCGGAGAGGAAACTAAGAAGTGCTTCTGGCTCAGGAACACTTACATCGCGAAGGTCGTCAGCGGGCAGAACACGATCGACCGAGGCCGACGGGACCTGCCCTAA
- a CDS encoding AAA family ATPase, with the protein MDRIFKRKIYDDLLKWKTESRGRTAILIEGARRVGKTTVVKEFARNEYRSFIYIDFLRKPRDIIRIIEDNYGDLDRMFLLLQRLTGVTLYDRNSAVVFDEVQNYAPARQLVKYLAEYGKYDIIETGSLISIWKTVRDISIPSEEEIIVMHPMDFEEYLWAKGDTGTVPFLRESFRKLIPLGPLHRKIMQEYADYMLVGGMPQSVDAFLSERSFAAAEKAKRLILRIYTQDTAKMIGGDMTDTAIFSNIPGELSRHAKTFRPSDVRKGSLAERYLGNVKWLEMSRMVNVCRCATEAAPALPLSENSGSFKIYMADTGLLFTAAFSGNVADPEIVYRGLEKGDLNVNRGMFAENMVAQELAALGYRLTFFTFYEEGSSNLHEIDFLISDAENLVPIEVKSGLSGRHVSLDRFMETYRPQGERAYVIHSKDLRVDGDVVYLPIYMTMFLDRSSFGTVLAAGEERLDGYQERAMRLSETDREERTNPPEGRMPLTQAGNPPRDPR; encoded by the coding sequence ATGGATAGAATCTTCAAAAGAAAGATCTATGATGACCTCCTGAAGTGGAAGACCGAGTCCCGCGGAAGAACTGCGATCTTGATAGAGGGGGCAAGGCGCGTAGGGAAGACCACCGTGGTGAAAGAATTCGCCAGGAACGAGTACAGATCGTTCATCTACATCGACTTCCTCCGCAAGCCCAGGGACATCATCAGGATCATCGAGGACAATTACGGCGATCTCGACAGGATGTTCCTCCTCCTGCAGCGCCTCACGGGAGTGACCCTCTACGACCGGAACAGCGCGGTGGTCTTCGACGAGGTGCAGAACTATGCTCCCGCCAGACAGCTGGTGAAGTACCTTGCGGAATACGGGAAGTACGACATCATAGAGACCGGCTCGCTGATCTCCATCTGGAAAACCGTCAGAGACATATCCATACCTTCCGAGGAAGAGATCATCGTGATGCACCCGATGGACTTCGAGGAGTACCTCTGGGCGAAGGGAGACACAGGCACCGTTCCGTTCCTCCGCGAGTCGTTCCGGAAACTAATCCCCCTCGGCCCCCTCCACAGGAAGATCATGCAGGAATACGCCGACTACATGCTCGTCGGCGGCATGCCTCAGTCGGTCGACGCGTTCCTCTCCGAAAGAAGCTTCGCCGCGGCGGAGAAGGCCAAGAGACTCATCCTCCGCATCTACACCCAGGACACCGCGAAGATGATCGGCGGGGACATGACCGACACGGCGATCTTCTCCAACATCCCGGGAGAGCTGTCCCGTCACGCCAAAACGTTCAGGCCGTCGGACGTCAGGAAGGGGTCCCTCGCGGAGCGCTACCTGGGCAACGTGAAATGGCTGGAGATGTCCAGGATGGTCAACGTATGCCGCTGCGCCACCGAGGCCGCGCCCGCCCTGCCGCTGTCGGAGAATTCAGGGTCCTTCAAAATCTACATGGCGGACACGGGGCTCCTTTTCACCGCGGCGTTCAGCGGGAACGTTGCCGACCCCGAGATCGTCTACAGGGGCCTTGAGAAGGGGGACCTGAACGTCAACAGGGGGATGTTCGCCGAGAACATGGTGGCCCAGGAGCTCGCCGCCCTGGGTTACAGGCTGACATTCTTCACGTTCTACGAGGAAGGGTCGTCGAATCTGCATGAGATAGACTTCCTGATCTCTGACGCCGAGAACCTGGTGCCCATAGAAGTGAAATCCGGCCTGTCGGGGAGGCATGTTTCCCTGGACCGCTTCATGGAAACATACCGCCCTCAGGGGGAGAGAGCATACGTCATACATTCGAAGGACCTGAGGGTCGACGGCGATGTGGTCTATCTGCCGATCTACATGACCATGTTCCTTGACCGGAGCAGCTTCGGAACTGTTCTGGCCGCCGGAGAGGAACGCCTGGACGGATATCAGGAACGGGCGATGCGGCTGTCGGAAACAGATCGGGAGGAACGAACGAATCCACCGGAAGGCCGAATGCCGCTGACTCAGGCCGGGAATCCGCCGAGGGATCCACGATAA
- a CDS encoding TraB/GumN family protein produces the protein MSLTVIGTGHVFNIGDSVMFLVKHSWPDAVCVELDEMRYHALTGDREALRRDLEARGIDPDADREERLKKAPPIYRSSAKYQERMSAENGVSAGADMAAAIAAGREAGAEIVCADVDAQEAMMRMWREMPAAEKMRYRLSGIGDRVFGRKKVEKTQEEYSKDQAAYIEGMRRKYPTLVRVLIDERNRHMAEVIKRAADTHERTVAVVGDGHVDGLVRLIGGDIRTVRLADLTDPQRLAAVKSSFWEGNGE, from the coding sequence ATGAGCCTCACGGTCATCGGCACCGGCCACGTCTTCAACATCGGGGACTCGGTCATGTTCCTGGTGAAGCATTCCTGGCCGGACGCGGTGTGCGTGGAGCTCGACGAGATGCGCTACCATGCTCTCACCGGGGACAGGGAGGCCCTCCGCCGGGACCTGGAGGCCCGCGGGATCGACCCCGACGCGGACAGGGAGGAGCGCCTGAAGAAGGCCCCTCCGATCTACCGCAGCTCCGCGAAGTACCAGGAGCGCATGTCCGCCGAGAACGGGGTCTCCGCCGGCGCCGACATGGCGGCGGCGATAGCCGCCGGCAGGGAGGCCGGCGCGGAGATCGTCTGCGCCGACGTCGACGCCCAGGAGGCCATGATGCGCATGTGGCGGGAGATGCCGGCCGCGGAGAAGATGAGGTACCGGCTCTCCGGCATCGGCGACCGGGTCTTCGGGAGGAAGAAGGTCGAGAAGACCCAGGAGGAGTATTCCAAGGACCAGGCCGCCTACATCGAGGGGATGCGCAGGAAGTACCCCACCCTGGTCCGCGTGCTCATAGACGAGAGGAACAGGCACATGGCAGAGGTCATAAAGAGGGCTGCCGATACCCATGAGCGCACTGTCGCCGTGGTCGGCGACGGCCACGTGGACGGCCTCGTGAGGCTGATCGGCGGGGACATCAGGACGGTCAGGCTGGCCGACCTGACGGACCCGCAGAGGCTGGCCGCCGTGAAATCGAGTTTCTGGGAAGGGAACGGGGAATGA
- a CDS encoding 30S ribosomal protein S17e has translation MGRIRPTYIKRVSIELVNKYPQAFGKDFDANKEMVATLTDVQSVPMRNKIAGYITRYMSHPEA, from the coding sequence ATGGGAAGAATCAGACCCACCTACATCAAGAGAGTATCCATCGAACTTGTCAACAAGTACCCTCAGGCCTTCGGCAAGGACTTCGACGCGAACAAGGAAATGGTCGCGACCCTGACCGACGTCCAGTCCGTCCCCATGAGGAACAAGATCGCCGGATACATCACCCGCTACATGTCTCACCCCGAGGCATGA
- a CDS encoding very short patch repair endonuclease, whose product MRPSVRDKRSPVPLNENTVKSMQGNRRKDTGPEIEVRKMLREMGYPGYRLQWKAPGHPDIAYPGRKIAILVNGCFWHRCPKCNLPMPEHNRDYWTKKFDYNVRHDRETLEALQADGWTVVVIWGCEVKKEPNLIRKRISAAFSGHRSPGSSPPSW is encoded by the coding sequence ATGAGGCCGTCCGTTAGGGACAAACGCTCTCCTGTCCCGCTCAATGAGAACACCGTGAAATCCATGCAGGGCAACCGCAGGAAGGACACGGGACCGGAGATTGAGGTCCGGAAGATGCTCCGGGAAATGGGATATCCGGGATACCGCCTGCAATGGAAGGCCCCCGGCCACCCGGACATCGCTTACCCGGGAAGGAAGATAGCCATCCTTGTGAACGGATGCTTCTGGCACAGATGCCCCAAGTGCAATCTCCCCATGCCGGAGCACAATCGCGATTACTGGACGAAGAAGTTCGACTACAATGTCCGCCACGACCGCGAGACGCTCGAAGCGCTGCAGGCCGATGGATGGACCGTCGTCGTGATATGGGGATGCGAGGTGAAGAAGGAGCCGAACCTGATCAGGAAGAGGATTTCCGCCGCTTTTTCCGGCCATCGATCTCCAGGATCCTCTCCCCCATCCTGGTGA
- a CDS encoding SNF2-related protein translates to MTLKSIDLKPQYISLEDDVADQFYIPVMSNCTRFDRISCYFTLDALAKYCTGLYYLGRNNGRFRLLISHEVSEETFNAIREGYRLSQYLDGMVKERMRQELSLEDTVKLSNLAYLMECGLVEIKFAMCCNGLFHEKSGYAEDSEGNCLCFNGSNNETKMSFDSNYEKFEVTASWLSSEFDRRKISGEREEFDSLWGGTNVHVIVSDPPESFDRYLMSVNKGKLFRDAQEYLNDCFYLDISGGTIRLSLPESVENPGRFKFKLAVQGLVDRIEGRTLVMKPELPTRSVRSMMDKVVREAGKEDREVSKSDTFMKYLSEHTSMDHLALLGMSIKQRDPGHREYFEMFKKEVSNITASGLRDEQLWDAYFAYRLKKSANFSVPGSGKTATALGMFAFLNRTAGVDKLIVIGPLNSFDSWITEFRRVFGTNIPLDAVTSTDLRNIGGTIQYHVRFDLGRHNLVLINYEAFEHNLELTEALRNRIDDRTMLVFDEVHRIKAIGGKRAEGAVPIARNSKYTIVMTGTPIPNNYADVYNFLHILYGDDYDDYFVLGPKELSELKGADAKDFNKKLQPFYCRTTKNKLNVPPANMDNVLSLTASAKENDLFRKLHESKMNPLVLMVRILQLESNPIMLGETALEGIEASSFSDDGEKPRLEGMRAIEGAEDLMTSKTKACVDLVRSLASSGKSVIVWCIFVRSIRTLAQLLEAEGASVCTVYGDTPDRQTVIDGFKSGRYQVMITNPQTLAESVSLHNVCHDAVYFEYSYNLVHMLQSKDRIHRLGLAEGQYTQYHFLETLFEDDGKMVSLDEAIHDSLDHKEKVMLDAIENDSLEQFATTREEIEDLLASIGFDSAKFE, encoded by the coding sequence TTGACGCTTAAATCCATAGACCTGAAGCCCCAGTACATCTCGCTCGAAGATGACGTGGCCGATCAGTTCTACATCCCCGTGATGAGCAACTGCACCCGCTTCGATAGGATATCCTGCTATTTCACCCTGGATGCTCTCGCGAAGTACTGCACGGGACTCTATTATCTCGGCAGGAACAACGGACGCTTCCGCCTCCTGATATCCCATGAGGTGTCCGAGGAGACGTTCAACGCTATCAGGGAAGGATACCGCCTGAGCCAATACCTGGACGGGATGGTGAAGGAGAGGATGCGCCAGGAGCTCAGCCTGGAGGATACGGTCAAACTGTCGAACCTGGCATACCTGATGGAGTGCGGCCTTGTGGAGATCAAGTTCGCCATGTGCTGCAACGGGCTCTTCCACGAGAAGTCCGGCTATGCTGAGGACTCCGAAGGCAACTGCCTATGCTTCAACGGATCGAACAACGAGACCAAGATGTCCTTCGACAGCAATTATGAGAAGTTCGAGGTGACAGCGTCATGGCTGTCCAGCGAGTTCGACAGAAGGAAGATCTCCGGCGAAAGGGAAGAGTTCGATTCGCTGTGGGGCGGAACGAACGTCCATGTGATAGTCTCCGATCCGCCGGAATCCTTCGACAGGTACTTGATGTCGGTGAACAAAGGGAAACTGTTCAGAGATGCACAGGAATACCTGAATGATTGTTTCTACCTCGATATCTCCGGAGGGACGATCCGCCTGTCGCTGCCCGAATCTGTCGAGAACCCGGGCAGGTTCAAGTTCAAACTGGCGGTCCAGGGCCTCGTAGACCGCATCGAGGGCAGGACCCTCGTGATGAAGCCCGAACTGCCGACCCGCTCGGTAAGGTCCATGATGGACAAGGTCGTCAGGGAGGCGGGCAAAGAAGACCGCGAGGTTTCCAAGAGCGACACGTTCATGAAGTATCTCTCAGAACACACTTCCATGGACCATCTGGCACTTCTCGGCATGTCGATAAAGCAGAGGGACCCGGGCCATCGGGAATACTTCGAGATGTTCAAGAAGGAGGTATCGAACATCACGGCTAGCGGCCTCCGCGACGAGCAGTTGTGGGACGCTTATTTCGCGTACAGGCTGAAGAAGAGCGCCAACTTCTCAGTGCCGGGATCAGGCAAGACCGCCACCGCGCTGGGCATGTTCGCTTTCCTCAACCGGACGGCAGGTGTCGATAAGCTGATCGTGATAGGCCCTCTGAACTCATTCGATTCGTGGATCACTGAGTTCAGGAGGGTGTTCGGAACGAACATCCCCCTCGATGCCGTGACGAGCACGGACCTGAGGAACATAGGCGGGACCATCCAGTACCATGTCAGGTTCGATCTCGGCAGGCATAACCTGGTCCTGATCAATTACGAGGCATTCGAGCATAACCTGGAACTCACCGAGGCGCTCCGGAACCGTATCGATGACCGTACGATGCTGGTATTCGATGAGGTGCACCGCATCAAGGCCATCGGAGGGAAGCGTGCGGAAGGGGCGGTCCCCATAGCGAGGAACTCGAAGTACACCATCGTCATGACCGGCACCCCTATACCCAACAATTATGCGGACGTTTACAATTTCCTGCACATCCTCTACGGAGACGATTACGACGATTACTTCGTGCTCGGGCCCAAAGAGCTCTCGGAACTGAAGGGAGCGGACGCCAAGGATTTCAACAAGAAACTGCAGCCGTTCTACTGCCGCACCACGAAGAACAAGCTGAACGTCCCGCCGGCCAATATGGACAATGTGCTGAGCCTCACAGCCTCTGCGAAGGAGAACGATCTCTTCAGAAAGCTCCATGAGTCCAAGATGAACCCCCTGGTGCTTATGGTCCGCATCCTCCAATTGGAATCCAACCCGATCATGCTCGGGGAGACTGCCCTCGAGGGGATCGAGGCCTCCTCGTTCTCCGATGACGGGGAGAAGCCCAGGCTGGAGGGCATGCGGGCCATAGAAGGCGCGGAGGACCTGATGACATCCAAGACGAAGGCCTGTGTCGACCTTGTGAGGTCACTCGCCTCATCGGGGAAAAGCGTCATCGTATGGTGCATCTTCGTCAGGTCCATCCGCACATTGGCACAGCTGCTGGAGGCCGAGGGGGCCTCTGTCTGCACCGTTTACGGCGATACCCCCGACCGGCAGACGGTCATCGACGGGTTCAAATCGGGCAGATATCAGGTTATGATCACCAACCCGCAGACCCTGGCCGAGTCCGTATCCCTCCATAATGTCTGCCACGATGCGGTGTATTTCGAATACAGCTACAATCTGGTCCACATGCTCCAGTCCAAGGACCGCATACATCGGCTCGGCCTTGCAGAGGGGCAGTACACCCAGTACCATTTCCTGGAGACGCTGTTCGAGGACGATGGGAAGATGGTATCCCTTGACGAGGCCATACACGACAGCCTCGACCATAAGGAGAAGGTCATGCTCGATGCCATCGAGAACGACAGCCTCGAGCAGTTCGCCACCACTCGCGAGGAGATAGAGGACCTCTTGGCATCTATAGGGTTCGACAGCGCCAAGTTCGAATGA
- a CDS encoding HVO_0476 family zinc finger protein, whose product MPDTIMFECPDCGEETEHAILRGKLGKAGVEGTFRCSVCGRVFSGFIRLPRPFSVRVMLSDEDRTETTSTVLYENEILEVGDEFDLDDGRHVKITLIDMPDGKRVKKAAAPEISGLWVKAYGTLHVKVSVNDNRRTIPLYLDADPGDEFSVGMIMHFDTWDAVIHAIKTRNKLIRRGSAEARDIVRIYGKKLHGDAALDDIEGQPFNEADYDDGAMDLGEE is encoded by the coding sequence ATGCCTGATACTATTATGTTCGAATGCCCGGACTGCGGGGAAGAGACCGAGCACGCGATCCTCAGAGGGAAGCTGGGGAAGGCCGGCGTCGAGGGCACGTTCAGGTGCTCCGTCTGCGGGAGGGTGTTCTCCGGCTTCATCCGCCTGCCGAGGCCCTTCAGCGTCAGGGTGATGCTGTCGGACGAGGACAGGACCGAGACGACCTCCACCGTGCTGTACGAGAACGAGATCCTCGAGGTAGGGGACGAGTTCGACCTCGATGACGGGAGGCACGTGAAGATTACCCTCATCGACATGCCGGACGGCAAGAGGGTCAAGAAGGCCGCCGCCCCGGAGATCTCCGGCCTCTGGGTCAAAGCATACGGCACCCTGCACGTGAAGGTGTCCGTCAACGACAACAGGCGCACCATCCCGCTGTACCTCGATGCGGACCCGGGAGACGAGTTCTCCGTCGGGATGATCATGCATTTCGACACCTGGGACGCCGTCATCCACGCGATCAAGACCCGCAACAAGCTCATCCGCCGCGGCTCGGCGGAGGCCAGGGACATCGTGAGGATCTACGGCAAGAAGCTCCACGGGGACGCCGCCCTGGACGACATCGAGGGGCAGCCGTTCAACGAGGCCGACTACGACGACGGCGCGATGGACCTCGGCGAGGAGTGA
- the dcm gene encoding DNA (cytosine-5-)-methyltransferase, whose protein sequence is MAKEIRVVELFAGVGGFRVGLEDASDRFRTVWADQWEPGRKNQFAFDCYNRHFAGTGSVNVNVDINEVQDQVPEHDLLVGGFPCQDYSVASTRARGIEGKKGVLWWNIDHIVGALRPKYLLLENVDRLLRSPVNQRGRDFAIILRCLADKDYYVEWRVINAADYGFQQRRRRTFIFGCRKDHAFAQDRLNEGPEKILTKTGFFATKFPMEKEVPENSMEVYSVSCEKYGDLTDISDNFSGHFYHAGVMQGHDVYTRDYVPMYEECRLPLGKLLDSDVPDKYYIAEDDLQKWEYMKGAKKIDREHSNGKHYLYTEGAIPYPDILGRAARTMLTSEGTKNRSSHVVLDEKTQRYRMITPEEAEKINGFPAGWTDTGMTDRQRYFCMGNALVVPLITRMGERILEIDGRKKRRKSSS, encoded by the coding sequence ATGGCAAAGGAGATCAGGGTCGTCGAGCTCTTCGCCGGTGTCGGCGGATTTCGGGTGGGGCTCGAGGATGCGTCCGATCGCTTCAGGACGGTCTGGGCGGACCAGTGGGAGCCCGGCAGGAAGAACCAGTTCGCCTTCGATTGCTATAACCGTCATTTCGCAGGCACTGGGTCTGTCAATGTAAACGTCGACATCAACGAGGTCCAGGACCAGGTCCCCGAGCACGACCTTCTGGTCGGCGGGTTCCCCTGCCAGGATTATTCCGTGGCGTCCACCAGGGCCCGCGGTATCGAGGGGAAGAAGGGGGTCCTATGGTGGAACATCGATCATATCGTCGGGGCCCTCCGCCCCAAGTACCTGCTATTGGAGAACGTGGACCGCCTTCTGCGCTCCCCTGTCAACCAGCGGGGGCGCGATTTCGCGATAATCCTCAGGTGCCTGGCCGACAAGGACTATTATGTGGAGTGGCGTGTGATCAATGCCGCCGATTACGGATTCCAGCAGCGTAGGAGGAGGACGTTCATATTCGGCTGCAGAAAAGACCATGCGTTCGCTCAGGATCGGTTGAACGAGGGCCCGGAGAAAATACTCACCAAGACCGGTTTCTTCGCGACCAAATTCCCGATGGAGAAGGAGGTCCCTGAGAATTCCATGGAGGTCTACTCGGTCTCCTGCGAGAAATACGGGGATCTCACTGATATATCGGACAACTTCAGCGGGCACTTCTATCATGCGGGCGTGATGCAGGGCCACGATGTGTACACAAGGGACTATGTGCCGATGTATGAGGAGTGCCGCTTGCCGCTCGGGAAGCTCCTGGATTCGGACGTTCCGGATAAGTACTACATCGCCGAGGACGATCTCCAGAAATGGGAATACATGAAAGGTGCCAAAAAGATCGACCGGGAGCATTCCAACGGAAAACACTACCTGTACACGGAAGGCGCGATACCCTATCCGGACATACTCGGCCGCGCAGCGAGGACGATGCTGACCTCGGAGGGAACGAAGAACCGTTCCAGCCATGTAGTCCTCGATGAGAAGACCCAGAGGTACAGGATGATAACCCCTGAGGAAGCAGAGAAGATCAACGGCTTCCCGGCCGGATGGACCGATACCGGGATGACCGACCGCCAGCGTTATTTCTGCATGGGGAATGCGCTCGTGGTCCCGCTCATCACCAGGATGGGGGAGAGGATCCTGGAGATCGATGGCCGGAAAAAGCGGCGGAAATCCTCTTCCTGA
- a CDS encoding HAD-IB family phosphatase produces MRPKFDLVCFDMDGTLTRLRSSWAWIHQCLGVSNEEAYRAFVNGEIDEPEFMRRDIAKWKSAKPDFCRRDMIRCFQSMPVIDGIQETVASLQENGMRCVIVSGGIDIAAEMLANEYGFDGWMADSVLWNPDGTLEGNGKVVVDLRDKGVYVKQFIDRFGTDSAHTLSIGNSFTDIGMFKVSAESIAFNPTDEYTVKAATHTVRSDTISDILDVILPDDSDDPDSRKTAGGTAEGKSHPTFGSFAKKKE; encoded by the coding sequence ATGCGTCCCAAGTTCGACCTCGTCTGCTTCGACATGGACGGCACCCTCACCCGCCTCCGCTCGTCCTGGGCCTGGATCCACCAGTGCCTCGGAGTGAGCAACGAGGAGGCCTACCGCGCCTTCGTCAACGGAGAGATCGACGAGCCCGAGTTCATGCGCCGGGACATAGCCAAATGGAAGTCCGCCAAGCCCGATTTCTGCCGGCGCGACATGATCAGGTGCTTCCAGAGCATGCCGGTGATAGATGGCATCCAGGAGACCGTCGCCTCCCTGCAGGAGAACGGCATGAGATGCGTCATCGTCAGCGGCGGGATAGATATCGCCGCCGAGATGCTCGCGAACGAGTACGGCTTCGACGGATGGATGGCGGATTCCGTCCTGTGGAACCCGGACGGCACCCTCGAAGGCAACGGGAAGGTGGTCGTGGACCTGAGGGATAAAGGAGTCTACGTGAAGCAGTTCATCGACCGCTTCGGCACCGACTCCGCCCACACCCTCAGCATCGGCAACAGTTTCACTGATATCGGCATGTTCAAGGTCTCGGCGGAATCGATCGCCTTCAACCCCACCGACGAGTACACCGTCAAGGCCGCCACGCACACCGTCCGCAGCGACACCATCTCCGACATCCTGGACGTCATCCTGCCTGACGACAGCGATGACCCAGACAGCAGAAAGACTGCAGGAGGGACTGCGGAGGGCAAATCCCATCCGACCTTTGGCAGTTTCGCGAAGAAGAAGGAATGA
- the thyX gene encoding FAD-dependent thymidylate synthase, translating to MIVKLLAYTPDADRICAAAARSCYSEKPASVLEDEVQPEKTLKHVVSMGHDSVIEHAVFTFSVEGVSRSLTHQLVRHRIATFSQQSQRYVSLRDPTYVVPETVQADPEARKVYEDAMKGIWEAYAELEDLGIPAEDARYVLPNACTTNITVTMNARELRHFFSLRCCNRAQWEIREMADQMLALCKQVSPIIFRNAGPGCIQPTGCPEGKKSCGHPRTELKDD from the coding sequence ATGATAGTCAAATTGCTCGCATACACGCCGGACGCGGACAGGATCTGCGCGGCGGCAGCCAGGTCATGCTATTCCGAGAAGCCCGCCTCCGTGCTGGAGGACGAGGTGCAGCCGGAGAAGACGCTGAAGCACGTCGTTTCCATGGGCCACGACTCGGTCATCGAGCACGCGGTCTTCACCTTCTCGGTCGAGGGCGTGTCGCGCTCGCTCACCCACCAGCTGGTCAGGCACAGGATAGCCACGTTCTCGCAGCAGTCGCAGAGGTACGTCTCCCTCCGCGACCCGACCTACGTGGTCCCGGAGACCGTTCAGGCGGACCCGGAGGCCCGGAAGGTGTACGAGGACGCTATGAAGGGCATATGGGAAGCCTATGCCGAGCTGGAGGACCTCGGGATCCCGGCGGAGGATGCCCGCTACGTTCTGCCCAACGCCTGCACCACCAACATCACCGTCACCATGAACGCCAGGGAGCTGAGGCATTTCTTCTCACTCAGGTGCTGCAACCGCGCCCAGTGGGAGATCCGGGAGATGGCTGACCAGATGCTGGCGCTCTGCAAGCAGGTGTCGCCGATCATCTTCAGGAACGCCGGCCCCGGCTGCATACAGCCCACCGGATGCCCCGAGGGGAAGAAATCCTGCGGGCACCCCAGGACGGAGCTGAAGGACGACTGA